In Anaerolineales bacterium, the following are encoded in one genomic region:
- a CDS encoding pilus assembly protein gives MKESRISWRIKRTRRARPRGQSIVEFALMLPILLIILSGLFEFGFIFTHYLAVLDAARNAARFSSDSQYDMRDTDPDCTRLNDGSSTQDFYRQTACLAVDELMLEQPTIELCLPGMLTPGCSGNWDDMDDVIVSAFSVMRVGTTQVKRFPLDVFGGELLDGWSYACDLRYFIDGSCDQFNPAFRTGMHKTEFSNARIISMLQPGTPSTGYVLVEIKYHYHQVLALPWFTQFVDDPVRFNIYSIWPLVSAEPTSTFVPSATP, from the coding sequence ATGAAGGAATCCAGGATTTCTTGGCGGATTAAACGCACCCGGCGCGCGCGTCCGCGCGGACAGAGCATCGTCGAATTCGCGCTAATGCTGCCGATTCTGCTGATCATCCTCTCCGGGCTGTTCGAGTTCGGATTCATTTTCACCCACTACCTCGCCGTGCTGGACGCGGCGAGGAACGCCGCGCGGTTCTCCTCCGACAGCCAGTACGACATGCGCGACACGGATCCGGACTGCACCAGGCTTAATGACGGGTCGTCGACCCAGGATTTCTACCGCCAGACGGCCTGCTTGGCGGTCGACGAACTGATGCTGGAACAACCGACGATCGAACTGTGCCTGCCGGGGATGCTTACACCGGGCTGCTCGGGGAACTGGGACGACATGGATGATGTCATCGTCTCGGCATTCAGCGTCATGCGGGTCGGTACGACCCAAGTGAAGCGATTCCCGCTGGATGTATTCGGCGGCGAACTCCTCGACGGGTGGTCGTACGCCTGCGACCTGCGGTATTTCATCGACGGTTCATGCGACCAGTTCAATCCCGCCTTCCGGACTGGGATGCACAAGACCGAATTCAGCAACGCCCGGATCATCAGCATGCTGCAGCCCGGCACGCCCAGCACCGGATACGTCCTGGTGGAGATCAAGTACCACTACCATCAGGTCCTGGCCCTGCCGTGGTTCACGCAGTTCGTGGACGACCCAGTGCGCTTCAACATCTACTCGATTTGGCCGCTGGTATCGGCCGAGCCGACGTCGACCTTCGTGCCGTCCGCGACGCCGTAG